One Clostridium estertheticum DNA segment encodes these proteins:
- a CDS encoding DUF47 domain-containing protein, which produces MFNFKPKDNVFFELFSKGAEIFSTSAKELKLLISELDNPEVRLDRLVKLEHEGDLVTHELIEYTKKMFITPLDREDIFNITKGIDNITDGIESTAHLFYMYNLTSVTPEAVELIDKLVAVTTDLVMVISELKHLSKSNLLVEKIIDVNTLENEADMIYRKAMRNLFENPADLLSVMKLKDLYHHLEDSIDACEKLANEIRGVVMKYA; this is translated from the coding sequence ATGTTTAATTTTAAACCAAAAGACAATGTATTTTTCGAACTTTTCTCAAAGGGGGCTGAAATTTTTAGTACTTCAGCAAAAGAGCTAAAATTACTAATAAGTGAGCTTGATAATCCAGAGGTAAGATTGGATAGACTAGTAAAACTTGAACATGAAGGAGACTTAGTAACTCATGAATTAATTGAATATACTAAGAAAATGTTTATTACTCCACTAGACAGGGAAGATATATTTAATATAACGAAGGGAATAGACAATATTACTGATGGGATTGAATCAACAGCTCATCTATTCTACATGTATAATCTTACTTCTGTTACACCAGAAGCTGTTGAACTTATTGACAAACTTGTTGCAGTTACCACTGACCTTGTTATGGTAATTTCAGAATTAAAACATCTTAGTAAAAGCAATTTATTAGTAGAAAAAATTATCGACGTAAACACCTTAGAAAATGAAGCTGATATGATATATAGAAAAGCCATGAGAAATCTTTTTGAAAACCCTGCAGATCTTCTATCTGTAATGAAATTAAAAGATTTATACCATCATTTAGAAGATAGTATTGATGCTTGTGAAAAACTTGCAAATGAAATACGAGGAGTTGTAATGAAATATGCTTAG
- a CDS encoding LCP family protein, with translation MKKIDKFIKMRKFIVIVLLSLIALGSITAGVSYLYIKSKLSNIKTVIISKDPIQLGISPLMTPKVTDVSPSPNNVGTSSNKDVKLTSKITNILILGKDSRNPILERGRSDTIMILTIDEKQNKLKLTSIMRDSYVKMDGHSSQKLTNAYAFGGALFTLKTVNQNYNMNITDYVQVDLYGFAKIIDYLGGISINVKTDEIFWANYYIKEMAEFEGIKPPLVTNSGTQILSGMQAVGYSRIRYVGNSDFERTSRQRTVFTTLFDKLIYKNITEIPGVIDTLSKYVETSLTPNDIMELSKYVLIHRITTIDQSRVPYEGLYHDEVINGAAVLVWDKRATIDKLHQFIFETNGN, from the coding sequence ATGAAGAAAATAGATAAATTTATTAAAATGAGAAAATTTATAGTCATTGTATTACTGTCGCTTATAGCATTGGGTAGCATTACTGCAGGTGTATCTTATTTATATATTAAAAGTAAATTATCAAATATAAAAACTGTAATCATCTCTAAGGATCCAATACAATTAGGAATTAGTCCACTTATGACACCTAAAGTAACTGATGTATCGCCTTCTCCTAATAATGTTGGTACAAGTTCTAATAAAGACGTTAAGCTTACTTCAAAAATTACTAATATACTTATTCTTGGCAAAGATTCAAGAAATCCTATCTTAGAGCGAGGTCGTTCTGACACCATTATGATTTTGACTATAGATGAGAAACAGAATAAGTTAAAGCTTACATCTATTATGAGAGACTCTTATGTTAAAATGGATGGACATTCTTCCCAAAAGCTTACTAATGCATATGCCTTTGGAGGTGCACTATTTACTCTAAAGACAGTTAATCAAAATTATAATATGAACATAACAGATTATGTACAAGTTGATTTATACGGATTTGCAAAAATCATAGATTACTTGGGTGGTATTTCTATTAATGTTAAAACCGACGAGATTTTCTGGGCAAATTATTATATTAAAGAAATGGCAGAATTTGAAGGAATAAAACCACCACTTGTAACAAATTCTGGTACTCAAATTCTTAGTGGAATGCAAGCCGTTGGTTATTCAAGAATACGTTATGTTGGAAATAGTGATTTTGAAAGAACTAGTAGACAAAGAACTGTCTTTACTACTTTATTTGATAAACTTATATATAAAAACATAACTGAAATCCCAGGGGTTATAGACACTTTATCCAAGTATGTTGAAACAAGTCTAACTCCCAATGATATAATGGAACTTTCTAAATATGTATTAATTCACAGAATAACAACAATAGATCAATCCAGAGTTCCTTATGAAGGCCTATATCATGATGAAGTTATTAATGGAGCAGCAGTTTTAGTTTGGGACAAAAGGGCTACCATCGACAAATTACATCAGTTTATCTTTGAAACTAATGGGAACTAA
- a CDS encoding inorganic phosphate transporter, giving the protein MLSSTIIVLVIILALGFDFINGFHDTANSIATSIGTKVLTPMQALGMAAVLNFVGALLHTEVAKTIGTGIINNGIATPEIVAIALVGAIIWNLITWYLAIPSSSSHALIGGLLGASITSHKFDLSVVNWAGFFKKIIVPLISSPILGLVFGFLFMFLLTWLFHKATHKKVNGLFKKLQIASAALMSYSHGANDAQKSMGVITMALIAGGFLDAKTFAIPLWVKIACALAMSLGTMSGGWKIIKTMGVNMIKLEPIDGFAAETAAALTIQVATALGAPVSTTHVITSSIMGVGSCKRLSAVRWSLAKTILVAWVLTIPCSAIISSLIALIFYR; this is encoded by the coding sequence ATGCTTAGTTCTACAATTATAGTTCTTGTTATAATATTAGCGCTTGGCTTTGATTTTATAAATGGATTCCACGACACAGCTAATTCCATAGCTACATCAATTGGTACTAAAGTACTTACCCCTATGCAAGCATTGGGAATGGCTGCGGTTCTGAATTTTGTGGGCGCTTTGTTACATACCGAAGTTGCAAAAACTATAGGAACAGGAATAATTAACAATGGTATAGCTACTCCCGAAATTGTAGCTATAGCTTTAGTAGGTGCTATTATTTGGAACCTAATTACTTGGTATTTAGCTATACCTAGTTCTTCTTCTCATGCACTTATTGGTGGACTTTTAGGTGCTTCCATAACTTCACATAAATTTGATCTTTCTGTTGTAAATTGGGCTGGATTTTTTAAGAAAATAATAGTGCCCCTTATATCTTCACCAATATTAGGTCTTGTATTTGGATTTTTATTTATGTTTTTACTTACATGGTTATTCCATAAAGCAACACATAAAAAAGTTAATGGATTATTTAAAAAATTACAAATTGCTTCTGCTGCTTTAATGTCATATAGTCACGGTGCAAATGATGCTCAAAAATCTATGGGTGTTATAACTATGGCGTTAATTGCAGGTGGATTTCTAGATGCAAAAACCTTTGCTATCCCATTGTGGGTAAAAATTGCTTGTGCATTAGCAATGTCATTAGGTACAATGTCGGGTGGTTGGAAGATTATAAAAACCATGGGCGTTAATATGATAAAATTAGAGCCAATAGATGGTTTTGCCGCTGAAACTGCAGCTGCACTTACTATTCAAGTGGCTACCGCATTAGGTGCACCAGTAAGTACCACTCACGTAATAACTAGTTCAATAATGGGTGTAGGGTCTTGTAAAAGACTTTCAGCCGTTAGATGGAGCCTTGCTAAGACAATATTAGTTGCCTGGGTTTTAACTATTCCATGCAGTGCCATTATCTCCTCTTTAATTGCACTTATCTTTTATAGATAG